Proteins encoded in a region of the Anopheles aquasalis chromosome 2, idAnoAquaMG_Q_19, whole genome shotgun sequence genome:
- the LOC126573043 gene encoding probable peptidyl-tRNA hydrolase 2 yields MFDTSLILGVSATLVSFAVGYTLAKHAKKQADPASSQADRENEPAENVFADFGGEYKMVLVVRNDLKMGKGKIGAQCGHAAVGAFETALRKTPAAVRKWQHSGQAKIALKVENELDMMEIYRTAKANNLNCCLIRDAGRTQIEPNSKTVLALGPAPNAAIDSITGHLKLL; encoded by the exons ATGTTCGATACCTCGTTGATCCTTGGAGTTTCCGCTACGCTGGTGTCGTTCGCGGTGGGCTACACATTGGCCAAACATGCTAAAAAACAGGCGGATCCTGCATCAAGCCAGGCAGACCGGGAAAACGAACCAGCCGAAAAT GTGTTTGCGGACTTTGGCGGCGAGTACAAGATGGTGCTGGTAGTTCGGAATGATCTGAAGATGGGCAAGGGCAAGATCGGAGCCCAGTGTGGCCATGCCGCGGTCGGTGCGTTCGAGACGGCGCTTAGGAAAACGCCGGCTGCAGTAAGAAAGTGGCAACATAGCGGCCAGGCGAAAATTGCGCTCAAAGTAGAGAACGAACTGGACATGATGGAAATCTACCGCACGGCCAAGGCGAACAATCTCAACTGTTGCCTGATACGCGATGCCGGTCGGACGCAGATTGAACCGAATAGCAAAACGGTGCTAGCCCTGGGGCCGGCCCCGAATGCGGCCATCGATAGTATAACGGGGCACCTGAAACTTCTTTAG
- the LOC126570364 gene encoding endoplasmic reticulum mannosyl-oligosaccharide 1,2-alpha-mannosidase isoform X1: protein MTMKMEHVSVTLPVSNEPLIVSSVASRKSLKRHWNQLSRFQKNLACILLAGCFIFYIIFFMRPLDDPSQSSDVAAIDPMEHIQIAPFKERHERVIAQSVVKEVKLTDSEGNAPAEESQLVNAVAQQPDTSQAPLVLVHEEPKEIVDNEENVLEENHRVALPGAQDFKGPTNDRQRAVVEAFKHSWKGYKEYAWGHDNLKPISMGFSDWFGLGLTIVDSLDTLYIMDLQDEFDEARTWVEKYLKFDGNREVNLFEVTIRVVGGLLSAYHLSGDRMFLDKAIDLGNRLLPCFDSPSGIPFSDVNIGSLTAHAPKWSPDSSTSEVATLQLEFRDLSRSSENPVFEKVAARVNLKIHELDKNEGLVPIFINANTGQFRNFATVSLGARADSYYEYLLKQWLQTGKKKDDFLVEDYQLSMRGVLNQLVRTTPNEKHLYIGELINGKDFKPKMDHLTCYLPGTLLLGYKNGMPKTHLRLATDLLETCYQTYMKQPTQLAPEITYFNVNGESETDIYVKTNDAHNLLRPEFIESLYYFYAITGNRTYQDMGWTIFEAFNRYTKVKNGYTSIGNVKSPLNTRPRDMMESFWLGETLKYFYLLFSDDRNEIDLDKYVFNTEAHPLPIRED, encoded by the exons atgacgatgaaaatggaacacGTTTCGGTAACATTACCGGTGAGCAACGAACCACTGATTGTTAGCAGTGTGGCGAGTAGGAAAAGCCTTAAACGA CACTGGAATCAACTGTCGCGGTTTCAAAAGAATCTGGCCTGTATCTTACTGGCCGGATGCTTCATATTCTACATCATATTCTTTATGCGGCCACTAGATGATCCTTCCCAGAGCTCGGACGTGGCTGCGATTGATCCTATGGAGCACATACAGATAGCTCCGTTTAAAGAAAGG CACGAACGAGTCATAGCTCAATCGGTTGTGAAGGAAGTCAAATTAACGGACAGCGAAGGAAATGCGCCAGCGGAGGAATCACAGTTGGTGAACGCGGTTGCACAGCAACCCGACACAAGCCAGGCACCGCTCGTGCTCGTTCACGAAGAACCAAAGGAAATCGTTGATAACGAGGAAAACGTGCTGGAAGAGAACCACCGGGTGGCACTACCCGGTGCGCAGGACTTTAAG GGCCCAACGAATGATCGGCAGCGGGCGGTGGTAGAAGCATTCAAACACTCGTGGAAGGGCTACAAAGAGTACGCCTGGGGTCATGACAATCTGAAACCGATCTCCATGGGCTTCTCGGATTGGTTCGGTCTGGGCCTAACCATCGTCGATTCGCTCGATACACTGTACATCATGGATTTGCAAGACGAGTTCGATGAGGCACGGACTTGGGTGGAAAAGTATCTTAAATTCGACGGCAACCGGGAGGTCAATCTGTTCGAGGTAACGATCCGCGTCGTTGGTGGCCTGCTCAGTGCCTATCATCTTAGCGGCGATCGGATGTTTCTCGATAAAGCGATCGATCTAGGCAACCGGTTGTTGCCGTGCTTCGATTCGCCCTCCGGTATACCCTTCTCGGACGTTAACATCGGATCGCTGACGGCTCACGCACCGAAGTGGTCACCGGACAGTTCGACCAGCGAGGTCGCAACGTTACAGCTGGAGTTTCGGGATCTTTCGCGTAGCTCCGAAAATCCGGTTTTCGAGAAG GTGGCTGCTAGAGTGAATCTGAAGATACACGAACTGGACAAGAACGAAGGTCTGGTGCCGATTTTCATCAACGCCAACACCGGGCAGTTCCGAAACTTTGCAACGGTTTCGCTTGGTGCTCGGGCAGATTCGTACTACGAGTATTTGCTGAAACAATGGCTTcaaacaggaaaaaagaaggatgaTTT TCTCGTTGAAGACTATCAACTGTCGATGCGTGGCGTTTTAAATCAGCTCGTACGCACTACACCAAACGAGAAACACCTGTACATCGGTGAGCTGATCAATGGGAAGGATTTCAAGCCAAAAATGGATCATCTTACCTGCTACCTACCCGGTACGTTACTGCTGGGCTACAAGAATGGTATGCCCAAGACGCATCTACGGTTAGCGACGGATCTGCTGGAAACGTGCTATCAAACGTACATGAAACAACCGACCCAGCTGGCCCCGGAAATAACGTACTTCAATGTGAACGGAGAATCGGAAACGGATATCTATGTGAAAACGAACGATGCCCACAATCTGCTGCGGCCGGAGTTTATCGAAAGTCTTTACTACTTCTACGCCATCACTGGCAATCGCACCTACCAGGACATGGGGTGGACGATCTTCGAAGCGTTCAATCGTTACACCAAGGTAAAGAACGGCTACACGTCGATCGGGAACGTAAAGAGCCCGCTGAACACGCGGCCCCGCGATATGATGGAGAGCTTTTGGCTGGGTGAAACGCTCAAGTACTTCTATCTGCTGTTCAGCGACGATCGAAACGAGATTGATCTCGACAAGTACGTGTTTAACACGGAAGCGCACCCCCTACCGATCCGGGAAGATTGA
- the LOC126570364 gene encoding endoplasmic reticulum mannosyl-oligosaccharide 1,2-alpha-mannosidase isoform X2, whose protein sequence is MTMKMEHVSVTLPVSNEPLIVSSVASRKSLKRHWNQLSRFQKNLACILLAGCFIFYIIFFMRPLDDPSQSSDVAAIDPMEHIQIAPFKERGPTNDRQRAVVEAFKHSWKGYKEYAWGHDNLKPISMGFSDWFGLGLTIVDSLDTLYIMDLQDEFDEARTWVEKYLKFDGNREVNLFEVTIRVVGGLLSAYHLSGDRMFLDKAIDLGNRLLPCFDSPSGIPFSDVNIGSLTAHAPKWSPDSSTSEVATLQLEFRDLSRSSENPVFEKVAARVNLKIHELDKNEGLVPIFINANTGQFRNFATVSLGARADSYYEYLLKQWLQTGKKKDDFLVEDYQLSMRGVLNQLVRTTPNEKHLYIGELINGKDFKPKMDHLTCYLPGTLLLGYKNGMPKTHLRLATDLLETCYQTYMKQPTQLAPEITYFNVNGESETDIYVKTNDAHNLLRPEFIESLYYFYAITGNRTYQDMGWTIFEAFNRYTKVKNGYTSIGNVKSPLNTRPRDMMESFWLGETLKYFYLLFSDDRNEIDLDKYVFNTEAHPLPIRED, encoded by the exons atgacgatgaaaatggaacacGTTTCGGTAACATTACCGGTGAGCAACGAACCACTGATTGTTAGCAGTGTGGCGAGTAGGAAAAGCCTTAAACGA CACTGGAATCAACTGTCGCGGTTTCAAAAGAATCTGGCCTGTATCTTACTGGCCGGATGCTTCATATTCTACATCATATTCTTTATGCGGCCACTAGATGATCCTTCCCAGAGCTCGGACGTGGCTGCGATTGATCCTATGGAGCACATACAGATAGCTCCGTTTAAAGAAAGG GGCCCAACGAATGATCGGCAGCGGGCGGTGGTAGAAGCATTCAAACACTCGTGGAAGGGCTACAAAGAGTACGCCTGGGGTCATGACAATCTGAAACCGATCTCCATGGGCTTCTCGGATTGGTTCGGTCTGGGCCTAACCATCGTCGATTCGCTCGATACACTGTACATCATGGATTTGCAAGACGAGTTCGATGAGGCACGGACTTGGGTGGAAAAGTATCTTAAATTCGACGGCAACCGGGAGGTCAATCTGTTCGAGGTAACGATCCGCGTCGTTGGTGGCCTGCTCAGTGCCTATCATCTTAGCGGCGATCGGATGTTTCTCGATAAAGCGATCGATCTAGGCAACCGGTTGTTGCCGTGCTTCGATTCGCCCTCCGGTATACCCTTCTCGGACGTTAACATCGGATCGCTGACGGCTCACGCACCGAAGTGGTCACCGGACAGTTCGACCAGCGAGGTCGCAACGTTACAGCTGGAGTTTCGGGATCTTTCGCGTAGCTCCGAAAATCCGGTTTTCGAGAAG GTGGCTGCTAGAGTGAATCTGAAGATACACGAACTGGACAAGAACGAAGGTCTGGTGCCGATTTTCATCAACGCCAACACCGGGCAGTTCCGAAACTTTGCAACGGTTTCGCTTGGTGCTCGGGCAGATTCGTACTACGAGTATTTGCTGAAACAATGGCTTcaaacaggaaaaaagaaggatgaTTT TCTCGTTGAAGACTATCAACTGTCGATGCGTGGCGTTTTAAATCAGCTCGTACGCACTACACCAAACGAGAAACACCTGTACATCGGTGAGCTGATCAATGGGAAGGATTTCAAGCCAAAAATGGATCATCTTACCTGCTACCTACCCGGTACGTTACTGCTGGGCTACAAGAATGGTATGCCCAAGACGCATCTACGGTTAGCGACGGATCTGCTGGAAACGTGCTATCAAACGTACATGAAACAACCGACCCAGCTGGCCCCGGAAATAACGTACTTCAATGTGAACGGAGAATCGGAAACGGATATCTATGTGAAAACGAACGATGCCCACAATCTGCTGCGGCCGGAGTTTATCGAAAGTCTTTACTACTTCTACGCCATCACTGGCAATCGCACCTACCAGGACATGGGGTGGACGATCTTCGAAGCGTTCAATCGTTACACCAAGGTAAAGAACGGCTACACGTCGATCGGGAACGTAAAGAGCCCGCTGAACACGCGGCCCCGCGATATGATGGAGAGCTTTTGGCTGGGTGAAACGCTCAAGTACTTCTATCTGCTGTTCAGCGACGATCGAAACGAGATTGATCTCGACAAGTACGTGTTTAACACGGAAGCGCACCCCCTACCGATCCGGGAAGATTGA
- the LOC126573054 gene encoding angiopoietin-related protein 1-like, with amino-acid sequence MLMNKLDSMQSDILFELKALQESQNVIRREQELFRSTVLTKLENIGLAKNETNPVPIVTSFRSCKEVPASGKYFIQPTAESDRFLAYCEQDFLDGGWLVMQSRFDGTVDFLRNWTEYRNGFGDIEGEHWLGLEHLHQFTAAQPCELIVVLRENAANYLYARYNAFNIAAETEQYRLESLGTYSGTAGDWLNSHSYMMFSTIDRDNDRRQASSCAIDNKGGWWYHNCRHSNLNGIMIADGSSIPTIGWGNINLTNGKYSTKMMLRPL; translated from the coding sequence ATGCTGATGAACAAACTCGATAGCATGCAAAGTGATATCTTGTTCGAGTTGAAAGCCCTCCAGGAGTCCCAGAATGTGATCAGACGTGAACAGGAACTGTTTCGGTCAACGGTGTTAACCAAACTCGAAAACATCGGTTTggcgaaaaatgaaacaaatccgGTACCGATCGTCACATCGTTTCGATCATGCAAAGAGGTGCCAGCCTCCGGAAAATACTTCATACAACCGACAGCCGAAAGTGATCGTTTTCTGGCGTACTGTGAGCAGGACTTCCTGGACGGCGGCTGGCTAGTGATGCAAAGCCGGTTCGATGGAACTGTCGATTTTCTACGTAATTGGACCGAATACCGCAACGGATTCGGTGATATCGAAGGTGAGCATTGGCTCGGATTGGAGCATCTGCACCAGTTTACAGCGGCCCAACCGTGTGAGTTAATTGTTGTGCTGCGGGAAAATGCAGCAAATTATCTCTACGCGCGTTACAATGCATTCAACATCGCTGCTGAAACCGAACAGTACCGATTGGAATCACTGGGCACGTATAGTGGGACCGCCGGCGATTGGTTGAATAGCCACAGCTACATGATGTTCTCAACCATTGACCGTGATAACGATCGCAGGCAAGCGAGCAGTTGCGCTATCGACAATAAGGGCGGCTGGTGGTACCATAATTGTCGCCATTCGAATCTGAACGGAATTATGATAGCGGATGGTTCGAGCATTCCAACAATAGGTTGGGGAAATATTAATCTTACCAACGGAAAGTATAGCACGAAAATGATGTTGCGACCGCTTTAA
- the LOC126574427 gene encoding uncharacterized protein LOC126574427 — protein sequence MALLTPTTPSSTGMNPCGSLKSFESLKQEYCYGNDETMDVCYGSARNGYAASDVKFDPTVNGGTDAPQIQQSTMYQCGAATAPMTYPSNNGYTAYPIGSATIQPQQQQQQQYGSYKQQTDAGQCTMPCQKSDELFFKFDPEYIEKLQSTSSFMLSPASTTVTTPLTCQSLLSCASSTCTATTATDYYNYNEANCQSKNQSPCSSPFAGDSSWMDSDFSLSMMNLDGGGGGGGAGYSESPKPNNLGPQIDKLSAASGGNGCVTALPSIASAFGGTLNGSFDRSNASNVAKPIATPQTQAGGPLEMFDASFLEQFNSHNHETAGTGGYGSADAYSYPAENFNKSYGFEVKPNREFKELWKDGPQEYMQYQSAPECESNDEPLLMVTKQEPYEPELEESDESIPSVPLQCMWSGCNMVLADQHLLVSHIEKTHVETKKGDEFACLWLECPRRHRPFNARYKLLIHMRVHSGDKPNKCPFPECDKAFSRLENLKIHQRSHTGERPYNCQFEGCTKAFSNSSDRAKHQRTHYDTKPYACQLPGCTKRYTDPSSLRKHVKNHSLRPAEAPLRRKSHRADIGQRTVGTPTVPNRRYSAPAMTLGDVGYELLMEGLPSGTADEYEAADDVFEKPSNLPPMEQHRNRSSGEMAEFSDMSSNFMRMALPGTREMTAVGGSRFLMEDLGLSFECEKGYSSQEPVGKHGDGCMLLMPDTAGMIAEKQALTTFGEYDFFGGIA from the exons ATGGCTTTACTAACGCCAACGACACCCTCATCCACCGGGATGAATCCCTGCGGAAGTTTAAAATCCTTCGAATCGTTGAAACAAGAATACTGTTAcggaaatgatgaaacaatgGACGTTTGTTACGGTTCCGCTCGGAATGGATACGCTGCGAGCGATGTAAAGTTCGATCCGACCGTGAATGGTGGCACCGATGCGCCGCAGATACAACAATCGACAATGTACCAATGTGGCGCCGCCACGGCACCTATGACATATCCTTCCAACAATGGCTACACGGCGTATCCCATCGGATCGGCCACAAttcaaccgcagcaacagcagcagcaacagtatggcagctacaaacagcaaacggatGCCGGACAGTGTACCATGCCGTGCCAGAAGAGTGATGAGCTGTTCTTCAAATTCGATCCCGAGTACATCGAGAAGCTGCAGTCCACTTCGAGCTTTATGCTGTCGCCTGCTTCGACCACCGTTACTACACCGTTGACCTGCCAGAGCCTGCTAAGCTGCGCCAGTAGTACCTgcaccgcaaccaccgcaACGGACTACTACAACTACAACGAGGCCAACTGCCAGTCGAAGAACCAATCGCCCTGCTCGTCCCCCTTTGCAGGCGATTCGTCTTGGATGGACAGTGATTTCTCGCTCAGCATGATGAACCTcgatggtggaggaggaggaggaggggcaGGCTATTCGGaatcaccgaaaccgaacaaccTGGGGCCCCAGATTGATAAGCTGTCGGCGGCAAGTGGCGGGAATGGTTGCGTTACGGCCCTTCCCTCGATCGCAAGTGCTTTTGGTGGAACATTGAacggatcgttcgatcgttctaATGCTTCGAATGTTGCCAAACCGATAGCTACACCACAAACGCAAGCCGGTGGTCCGTTGGAGATGTTCgatgcttcctttttggagcaGTTCAACAGTCACAACCACGAAACCGCTGGCACCGGTGGCTATGGGAGTGCAGATGCGTACAGCTATCCGGCGGAGAACTTTAACAAATCGTACGGCTTCGAGGTGAAACCGAACCGTGAGTTTAAGGAACTGTGGAAGGATGGTCCACAGGAGTACATGCAGTACCAGTCGGCGCCGGAGTGCGAGAGTAACGATGAAccgttgctgatggtgacgaAGCAGGAACCGTACGAACCGGAACTGGAGGAATCGGACGAATCGATACCGTCGGTACCGCTGCAGTGTATGTGGAGTGGCTGCAATATGGTGCTCGCTGACCAGCATCTGCTCGTGAGTCACATCGAGAAGACGCACGTGGAGACGAAGAAGGGCGATGAGTTCGCGTGCCTGTGGCTGGAGTGTCCTCGCCGGCATCGCCCGTTCAATGCCCGCTACAAGCTGCTCATCCACATGCGCGTCCACAGTGGCGATAAGCCCAACAAATGTCCG TTCCCGGAGTGTGACAAAGCTTTCTCGCGGTTGGAAAACCTGAAGATCCATCAACGATCGCACACGGGCGAGCGTCCGTACAATTGCCAGTTCGAGGGCTGCACGAAAGCGTTCAGCAATAGTTCGGATCGTGCTAAACATCAGCGGACCCATTATGATACG AAACCGTACGCCTGCCAGCTGCCCGGTTGTACCAAACGCTACACCGATCCGTCCAGTCTGCGGAAACACGTGAAGAACCACTCGTTACGCCCTGCCGAAGCCCCGTTGCGCCGAAAGTCTCATCGGGCAGACATCGGACAGCGCACGGTAGGCACTCCGACTGTCCCGAATCGTCGTTACTCTGCACCAGCGATGACACTCGGTGACGTTGGCTATGAGCTTCTGATGGAAGGACTACCATCAGGAACCGCTGACGAGTACGAAGCCGCGGACGATGTGTTTGAGAAGCCCTCAAACCTACCACCGATGGAGCAGCACCGCAATAGGTCAAGCGGTGAGATGGCTGAATTCAGCGACATGTCCAGTAACTTCATGCGAATGGCATTACCGGGCACGCGGGAAATGACGGCCGTAGGTGGAAGCAGATTTTTGATGGAGGACCTGGGTTTATCGTTCGAGTGTGAGAAAGGCTACAGCAGCCAGGAACCGGTGGGAAAGCATGGTGACGGTTGTATGCTCCTGATGCCCGATACTGCGGGGATGATCGCAGAGAAACAAGCGTTGACCACGTTCGGTGAGTATGATTTCTTCGGCGGGATCGCTTGA